The genomic window ATGGTATTGCTTATTTGCCAGTCGGACTTCCTGTTGTAAAGGAAGGTTGGGAAAGTATTAAAAAAGGCGATGTGTTTACAGAGTTCTTTTTAATGTCCATTGCAACAATTGGCGCATTCATCATTGGCGAATATCCTGAAGGTGTTGCAGTAATGTTGTTTTACGCAGTTGGCGAATTATTCCAAAATGCAGCAGTAAACAGAGCAAAAGGAAATATAAAAGCCTTGCTTGATGTACGACCTAATGAAGCTTTGGTTTATCGTAACAATGATTATGTATTGGTAAGTCCCGAAACGGTTGAACTTGGCGAAAAAGTGCAAGTACGTGTGGGAGAAAAAATCCCTTTGGATGGGATTCTACTTTCCGACAAAGGCTCATTCAACACAGCAGCATTAACAGGCGAAAGCAAACCTGATACGATTGCAAAAGGCGAAAAAGTATTTGCTGGGAGCATTAATTTGGACGGTGTAATTGAAATAGAAACCACCAAAGAATTTAAAGATAGTTCCATTGCAAGAATTTTGGATATGGTACAGAACGCAACAGCTCGCAAATCTAAAACAGAATTATTCATTAGAAAATTTGCACGTATTTATACGCCAATAGTTGTGTTTTTAGCAATTGGAGTTACGTTTCTACCATACCTTTTTGTAGATGATTATGTTTTTAGAGATTGGTTATACAGAGCCTTAATTTTCTTGGTGATTTCTTGTCCTTGTGCCTTGGTTATTTCTATTCCTTTGGGCTATTTCGGCGGTTTGGGAGCAGCTTCAAAAAATGGAATTTTATTTAAAGGAGCTTCGTTTTTAGATGCAATGACCAAGATAAATACATTGGTAATGGATAAGACAGGAACAGTTACTAAAGGTGTTTTCAAAATAAAAGAAATCAAAGCAATTGGTTGGGATGAAAAAGAGTTTATGAAGTTCCTGATGGCTATGGAAGAACAATCAACACATCCAATCGCTAAAGCCATTTTGGAATATAAAGCAGAAGGCGAAGATTATGAAGCTTCCGAAGTGTCTGAAATCGCAGGCAAAGGTTTAAAAGGTATCGTGAATGGCAAGACTGTTTTAGTTGGTAATAAAGCCCTAATGACAGCCAATAATATTAATGTTTTAGAGGAAACGGAAACTATCGTAGAATCTATAGTATTAGTTTCTGTAGACAATTCATTTGCAGGTTATGTTGTCATTGCAGATGAATTAAAAGAAGATGCAAAAGAAACGATTATTGCGTTACATAAAGTAGGTGTCAAAAATATAATGATGCTCTCTGGCGACAAGGATTCCATTACTCAAAAAGTAGCTTCCGAATTAAAAATCGAAATAGCTAAAGGCGGTTTATTACCAGAAGACAAGCTAAATGAAGTCGAGCTTTTAAAACAAAACCCAGAAAATAAAATTGCGTTTATTGGTGATGGAATTAATGATGCGCCAGTTTTAGCAGCAAGTGATGTAGGAATTGCAATGGGTGGTTTAGGAAGTGATGTCGCTATTGAAACAGCAGATGTTATTATTCAAACAGACCAACCTTCAAAAGTGGTAAAGGCGATTAAAATTAGTCGTTCCACAAGAAAAATCGTTTGGCAAAACATCATTTTAGCATTTGGTGTCAAAGTAATTGTACTGATTTTAGGAGCAGGTGGTTTAGCTACAATGTGGGAAGCAGTATTTGCAGATGTTGGTGTGGCTTTATTAGCAATCTTAAACGCTGTACGATTACAGAAAATGACTTGGAGTTAGTACCCAAAACCCTCTGTATTTTGTTATTCCACAAAAAGAAATTATGTGGGTTTAAGTTAAATGTTTTTTATTATTTTATGTAAAATAGAACCTCGATGTTAAACTTGACCTCTTAAAATTTTGGTAAAACAATAGGTGAGAGGAGCGTACATATTTTAGGGGTTTAGTAGTAATGCTTTTTAATTATTACAAAATATGCAACGAATTTCAAAGCAATCTTGATTAGTTAAAATGCTTCCTAAAATATAGCGTAACGAGGCGTAATTGTTTCCAAAAGTTTATGCAGTCTTGATTTTTTTGTTTCTTTTTTTATCAAGAAAAAAAGAATTAATAAAACCTTTAGAAGTTTAAAATATTAATTTCTATTTTACATAATATTAATAGTTGCAATCAAAAAAGAAAGTTTAAATAATAACTAGAGAATATAGTAAGTGCTTAGAATTTTATTTTTACTCACATCTTTATGTACTGTTGAAGTTTAAAGGTGTTCGTGAATCTCCTGGAAAGTCGATTTCATAAAATTTAAGCTCTTACGGAAAGCCACGAGAATCGTCTAAAATTTTTTATTACGTACATTTTATCGAATACGCGATTTTTAATAAGAGCAAAAAGGTTAGCTTTTATTTTGGTGCTGGCAAGCGTTGGATAATTGTGTGTAAAATAAATTGCCAGAGCAATTTGATTTTATAAAACAATCGAGCGCTTGGTAGCGGCTATTTTACATAACGGCTAATTATAGATACAAATGTTTTTTAAACGCTGCGAAGCAAACCGCTTATTAGTTTAATGACCCAAGTTCCAATTATTCTTATGAAAACAAATGCTTCTGGGATATTTTACATAATACTACATTATAGCTTACGAATATAAATGAAACTCAGGATATAAAACGGCTTTTACATAAATGCTGACGATATAGACCTAAAGGCGCAATATCTGCATCTATGTAAAATAGAACAGAAAAAGTTCTATTCGCCGTTTTACTCATATTATATTTTTGTACTATAATTATTCTTATGTCTAGTTGATTTTAATAAAACTGAGATTGACATTAAAAACTTAAATAACTTTCAGATCTTCCCCTATTTTGATGAAATTATCAATAGCTTTTTTATGTTACATGAGTTTGTCTACTTTTCAACGTAAATTTGAACAAACCTTTAAAGTATTCCTGCCAAGTAAATAGAAGTGTAGACTTCTCCTTTTTAGTGAATCCTAAACTACAACGAAAATGTGGCAGCTTAAATTTCGTAATTAATTGTTCAACTTTTTGTTGCAAGTCCAAAAGTTTTATGTTAAATATTTTAAAATTTCAGTATGCGAAATTTTGATTAACTTGCACGTATTATTTTAATAATCCGAAAACTAAAAACTGCATACGTTTTTGCATACGATTTTATAATTTGAAGGCTTGTGAAGTCAGTAAACGTGTTTAAAAATTGTTAAACACGGAGCTCATAACCCGAAGGTCACTGGTTCGAGTCCAGTTCCCGCTACTAAGCTTCATGCTAATAAAACTAACGGATTGTGTTCTCACAATCCGTTTTTTTATGTCGTCAATTTTCTTACTTTTACAAAGAGTACACGAAACAGTACACGATTTCCCTATGAAGGTAAACTTTTCAGAGCCTAAAATTTATGCAGGAGGCGTTGACATTAGTTCTTGGTCAAAGCTTACTAAAAAAGAGCAAAAAGCAGCACTAGCTAAACCATGGTACATATACTACTCTTTTCGTAATCCAAAAACAAATAGGTTAGAACGCCAAACCAATATTAAGGGAGGTGTAAATAAATATGCTGATAAACGATCGCGACATCATATTTTAAAAATGATGGCAAAAAGTTTGTCTATTGTTTTGGAAGAAGGTTTTAATCCTTATCAAGATAATAGCGAGTTAAGTGATTATTTAAAGAGAAGGTTAGATGGGAAAGAAGAGCTTACTGATAAAAAGCCTAATGTCATTCATGCTCCTGTAGTAAGTATTGAGCCTACTGTTGAACCAATTCAGGAGGTGTCATTAAGTCTTGATGAAGCTTTTGAGCTTGCTTTAAGTCTCAAAAGTAAAGTCATGAACCCTAACTCATTTGTGAAGTTTAGAAGTCGTATTACGAGATTTAAAAAATGGTTAGACTTAAATGACATAAAGGGAGGGAAATCCATGACTTTAATCAATAAAAAAACGGTAATACAATATTTGAATGATGTATTACTAAATTCTAGCCCTAGAAATAGAAATAATACACGTACAGATTTAGCGTCTTTTTATCAAATTTTAGAAGACAATGAAGTGATACAAGAAAACTTTGTCAAAAAGATTAATGTTTTAAAAGCAAAACCAGAAAGAAATAAGACTTATACTCCTAAACAGCAAGCAGATCTTTTTAGTTACATGAAAAAGGAAGATCCTTTATTGCTTTTGTTTGTGAAATTTGTGTGTTACAATTTTTTGAGGCCAATAGAAGTCTGTCGACTCAAAGTTGGTGATATTGATTTAGTTGATAAGAAGTTATACCTGAAAGCTAAAAATCAGCCTGTAAAAATTAAAATAATCCCCAATATATTAATTGATGAAATACCCGACTTGTCTAGTTTCAGTAAAGATGATTTTCTTTTTACAGATACTCAAATAGGTGGAGCTTGGGAGACAGCAGAAACCAATAAAAGGGATTTTTACACAAAAAAATATAAAAAGGTTAAAGATCACTTTGGCTTGGGGGTAAATTATGGGTTATATAGCTTTAGACATACTTTTATAACTAAGTTATACAGAGAAATGGCTAAGGCGGCTTCTCCTTTTGAAGTGAAAAGTAAATTACAATTAATAACTGGTCATTCTACAATGAAAGCGCTTGAACAATATCTTCGAGATATAGATGCCGCACTTCCTAATGACTATTCAAATCTCTTAAATTAAATGGACTCAAAGTATTTCGGGATTATTACGGATAAAGATTTTATTAATAAAGAAGCCATTCATCAAGATAGCTATTTAGTTGAAAAAAATCTTTTTAGAAAGAAAGAGGTGCTCAAATTAACAACAAAACGTGATGATTTAAATATAGGTCAAATAATTGGGAGTGGATATATACAGGATATGGTATATGATTGTAAACCTGTCAAAGAATTACTTAAAGAGATATACCTTTTTTTTATTGCTGTTTATAAAGGAGGTATTAAGGGGGCGTCATACAGTTTTTTTAGTGATTTTGATAAATTGACTTATGGAAAGCAGAAGGGAGATACTTACCAATATGCTAGAGATCAGTTTATGAATATATTTGAATCAATATGCCCTAAGCAATACCACTTTTTGAAAATGGATAATAATGGAACACCAAGATTAGAAAGTGTTTTTAAGTCTTTAAAAAATCGGCAAGATATGGCTGTTTTTGATTTAGAAAAAGAGCGTAATTTAATTATTCAATTCTTGACGGGTAATAGAGCTTATTTCAATCGTGAATTATTTGAAACTAACCTCACAGTTGTAGATATTGTTAACTTCGAAGGTCATTTAATTACTTTATTGGATCTAAATAATGAATATGAATTTGAAAAGGAAACCTGTTTTTCTCCTAAATCAAGAGTAGATTTACTCTATGAAGCATTTGAAGGCAAAATGGAAATAGATGTCCTTCGGTTTATAGATGTTTGTATTAATGAAATTAGAGATAAGTATCATTCTTATTTGGTAGCCTTATTTTTTAGTCTAAAGAATCTTCATAAAATTCATGTTGTTGAAAAAGTTTTTCGAGAAGAAATCGCAAAACATTATAAAATCAAAAAATTGGGGGTTTTAAAAGTATCTGATTCGAGCAATCAGGAATATGTAAAAAGACTGGATTATTACACAAAAAAATGGGAGCTATTTTCAAAACCAGAAGGGGTATAAGTACTATTACCCTAATCTTTATGTTTTTACCCTGAATTACCCTGAATTACCCTTTTTAATCCCTTGATGCAGAGTTATAATAGGTCTTAATTGTGATAAATTAAAATCTATTATAATTATGTATTTAAAATCAAGTTTTAAAAAATTAAATCGTGTTATCTGTCAATCAGATAACTTAATACGATTATCTACAAAAGAAGAGGCGCTTAAAGCGAATTCCAAGAATACCTCTAAGAACAAATTTCAGAAAGAACTTATCTCTTTAATAGAGTCTTTTGAAATTACCAACATTATAGAACATCTATTTTCTAAGTTTAGAAACAGCGTTAGGTTTAAAAAATCTGATGATGCTAATTATTCACTTCAAAACTAAAAATTATGGATGCAAAAATTAATCTTAGAATAGATGAAGCTGTAAAACATCAGCTTGAAGAACTAGCTACTCTAAATGACATGAGTTTATCTGTGTATTTAAGAGATTTACTTACTAATCATGTGAGTGAAGATAGTTATGAAGATGATTGTCTTGATTTGCCCGAATCGATATATTTAAGACCAATTGAAGAGACTTCACAGAAAAGATATGAGGAATCATTTGATTTTACTTATCTGCTCACATGGCTTTTCTGTAAGTATATGCAGCCAGTTGAAATTAATAGTCATAATGTTATTAATAACTTAAAAAATAAAGTTGAACTCGTAATTTTAGAAAGTTCGTTTTCTAGAGAATTAAAGCTTGAGTTCGTAAAAGTCCTAAGCGATATTAATAGATTTCTAGTTGAGTCTAGCTATGAGAACAAACATTTTGTTTTTTCTATTCCTAATAACCATTTATCATTTAATTACAATATGTTAATGAATGAGGTATGGTCTCATAAATCATAGATGTTATGGCTGTAAAAAATAAACAGAAGTTCTGTGATGAAATTAATAAGGAAATCCAGAAGAGAGAAGTGATATTGAACAATAAAAAAGCAGAAAGCGGGTGTCTTATTGTTAAAACGGCTAATCAATGGATTGATGAAGCCAAAAATCGTCCTATTCCAAATATGCTTTTTAGTCAGTTTTGGCATGAAAACGAACTCTGTATTTTATATGCAGATACTAATATAGGTAAGTCTATTTTGGCAGTGCAAATAGCCGATAGCTTAAGTCAAGGGATTGCAATTCCAGGGTTTATTAATGAATGTCTGCCTAAAAAAGTGTTGTATCTAGATTTTGAGCTTTCAGATAAACAATTTGAGAATCGATGTTCAGAGAACTACCAAAACCATTACAATTTTAATACTAATTTTTTAAGGGCAGAAATAAATACTGAGGTGGATATTCCAAAAGAATACAATGGTATTGAAGATTTTTTGACTAAATCTCTTGAAAGTACAATTCTTAAAAGAGATGCAGGTGTTGTGATCATTGATAATTTAACCTTTTTGAAAAGCGATAACGAGCGAGCAAAAGATGCTTTAGTGCTCATGAAGCTTTTAAAACAACTCACTAAGAAGAGTAATGTGTCAATATTAGTATTGGCACATACACCTAAA from Algibacter sp. L1A34 includes these protein-coding regions:
- a CDS encoding tyrosine-type recombinase/integrase, with protein sequence MKVNFSEPKIYAGGVDISSWSKLTKKEQKAALAKPWYIYYSFRNPKTNRLERQTNIKGGVNKYADKRSRHHILKMMAKSLSIVLEEGFNPYQDNSELSDYLKRRLDGKEELTDKKPNVIHAPVVSIEPTVEPIQEVSLSLDEAFELALSLKSKVMNPNSFVKFRSRITRFKKWLDLNDIKGGKSMTLINKKTVIQYLNDVLLNSSPRNRNNTRTDLASFYQILEDNEVIQENFVKKINVLKAKPERNKTYTPKQQADLFSYMKKEDPLLLLFVKFVCYNFLRPIEVCRLKVGDIDLVDKKLYLKAKNQPVKIKIIPNILIDEIPDLSSFSKDDFLFTDTQIGGAWETAETNKRDFYTKKYKKVKDHFGLGVNYGLYSFRHTFITKLYREMAKAASPFEVKSKLQLITGHSTMKALEQYLRDIDAALPNDYSNLLN
- a CDS encoding AAA family ATPase, producing the protein MAVKNKQKFCDEINKEIQKREVILNNKKAESGCLIVKTANQWIDEAKNRPIPNMLFSQFWHENELCILYADTNIGKSILAVQIADSLSQGIAIPGFINECLPKKVLYLDFELSDKQFENRCSENYQNHYNFNTNFLRAEINTEVDIPKEYNGIEDFLTKSLESTILKRDAGVVIIDNLTFLKSDNERAKDALVLMKLLKQLTKKSNVSILVLAHTPKRDASKPITKNDLAGSKMLMNFCDSSFAIGGSALSPSLRYLLQVKQRNTEHVFHNENVIVCELKKEYNFLSFGFVEYGSEKEHLKQSVYNDVSERDELMKDLISQGMSNVKIGEEFGLSEGAIRKRKKALGL
- a CDS encoding heavy metal translocating P-type ATPase, which produces MKKKKINLRDLKPNSEEQHSHDDGHNHSGNSSNIKAYIPAIISFSMLIIGIWLDYFDVTFFKDWIRIIWYGIAYLPVGLPVVKEGWESIKKGDVFTEFFLMSIATIGAFIIGEYPEGVAVMLFYAVGELFQNAAVNRAKGNIKALLDVRPNEALVYRNNDYVLVSPETVELGEKVQVRVGEKIPLDGILLSDKGSFNTAALTGESKPDTIAKGEKVFAGSINLDGVIEIETTKEFKDSSIARILDMVQNATARKSKTELFIRKFARIYTPIVVFLAIGVTFLPYLFVDDYVFRDWLYRALIFLVISCPCALVISIPLGYFGGLGAASKNGILFKGASFLDAMTKINTLVMDKTGTVTKGVFKIKEIKAIGWDEKEFMKFLMAMEEQSTHPIAKAILEYKAEGEDYEASEVSEIAGKGLKGIVNGKTVLVGNKALMTANNINVLEETETIVESIVLVSVDNSFAGYVVIADELKEDAKETIIALHKVGVKNIMMLSGDKDSITQKVASELKIEIAKGGLLPEDKLNEVELLKQNPENKIAFIGDGINDAPVLAASDVGIAMGGLGSDVAIETADVIIQTDQPSKVVKAIKISRSTRKIVWQNIILAFGVKVIVLILGAGGLATMWEAVFADVGVALLAILNAVRLQKMTWS